Proteins from a genomic interval of Orbaceae bacterium lpD02:
- the lnt gene encoding apolipoprotein N-acyltransferase gives MMTKPLLARLILSLLLGAIAVFSYSPFDIWPLAYVSFTGLLLLTKQKSAKQTALIAFIWGFGYFLAGIHWVYVSINQYGDLSIPVAIIILSLLVAYLALYPMLFAVLLRLFNKVCPAYSLKQFIILAPLIWQITEYIRSTLLNGFAWLQFGYSQLESPLAGLFPILGINGVNLLFTICCGLLAYLVQQFIQRRLHLSKYKLHIYGASCTILVIFAASFWFKHINWTQLDYTRQTNITLIQGNIPQSLRWSSKQLNKTLQTYAELTQEHIKDSDIIIWPEAAITDFEYNQQPYLKALDLYARQHDTAIALGIVDLVKNEYDYQIYNALIVLGGLTPYQYPTKNRYIKHHLVPFGEYIPLQQLLSPIAKALNIPMSSMSAGPAIQEPLTMKGFKFVTVICYEVILSNLLWQNFTSDTDFLLTVSNDAWFGNSIGPWQHLQMARTRALEFGRTLLRSTNNGITTVISPKGSITKQLPQFQTAALSVTLNPNTGLTPYARWGNYPYYLILTIFIIIIFLRQKHLK, from the coding sequence ATGATGACCAAGCCGTTACTTGCTCGATTAATATTAAGTTTACTGTTAGGTGCAATAGCAGTTTTTAGCTATTCACCTTTTGATATTTGGCCACTTGCATATGTTTCATTTACTGGTCTGTTACTACTTACTAAACAAAAATCAGCTAAGCAAACTGCACTTATTGCTTTTATATGGGGATTTGGCTATTTTTTGGCGGGTATTCACTGGGTCTACGTCAGTATCAACCAATATGGTGATTTGTCCATCCCTGTTGCCATCATAATTTTAAGCTTATTAGTTGCTTATTTAGCGCTCTATCCTATGTTGTTTGCGGTCTTACTACGTTTATTCAACAAAGTATGTCCAGCCTATTCATTAAAACAGTTCATTATTTTAGCCCCTTTAATTTGGCAAATTACTGAATACATTCGCAGCACATTATTAAATGGTTTTGCATGGTTACAATTTGGTTATAGTCAATTGGAATCACCTTTAGCAGGTTTATTTCCAATTCTAGGGATTAATGGTGTAAATTTACTATTCACTATCTGCTGTGGTCTGCTAGCATATCTGGTACAGCAATTTATACAACGACGTTTACACCTCTCAAAATATAAATTGCATATTTACGGTGCTTCGTGCACTATTTTGGTGATATTCGCCGCGTCATTCTGGTTCAAACATATCAATTGGACGCAACTCGACTATACACGGCAAACGAATATAACGCTTATCCAAGGCAATATTCCACAATCACTACGTTGGAGTAGCAAGCAACTAAATAAAACCCTACAAACTTACGCTGAATTAACACAAGAACATATTAAAGATAGTGATATTATCATTTGGCCAGAAGCCGCTATTACTGATTTTGAATATAATCAACAGCCCTATCTTAAAGCACTTGACCTGTATGCAAGACAACATGATACCGCTATCGCGCTAGGGATTGTTGATTTAGTAAAAAACGAGTATGACTACCAAATATATAACGCCTTAATTGTATTAGGTGGTTTAACGCCCTATCAATATCCAACAAAAAACCGTTATATCAAGCACCACTTAGTTCCTTTCGGCGAATATATTCCTTTGCAGCAGTTGTTGTCTCCCATCGCCAAAGCGCTTAATATTCCCATGTCATCAATGTCAGCAGGTCCTGCTATTCAAGAACCATTGACCATGAAAGGGTTCAAATTTGTAACAGTAATCTGTTATGAGGTTATTTTATCAAATCTACTCTGGCAAAATTTCACCTCCGATACAGACTTTCTGCTCACTGTTTCAAACGATGCTTGGTTTGGTAATAGTATTGGTCCTTGGCAGCATTTACAGATGGCAAGAACGCGAGCGCTAGAGTTTGGCCGTACGCTACTGCGCAGCACTAATAATGGCATAACGACTGTTATTTCGCCTAAAGGCTCTATTACTAAACAGCTACCACAATTTCAAACCGCTGCGCTCTCAGTTACACTTAATCCCAATACAGGCTTAACGCCTTATGCACGATGGGGAAATTACCCTTATTATTTAATATTAACCATTTTCATTATTATAATTTTCTTACGTCAAAAACATCTTAAATAA
- the corC gene encoding CNNM family magnesium/cobalt transport protein CorC (CorC(YbeX) belongs to the Cyclin M Mg2+ Exporter (CNNM) family, and was characterized as belonging to a set of three proteins, at least one of which must be present for CorA to function.), with translation MNDDNHRKPKKGFTLWLSQLFNSEPQNRDELIELIREAQGNKLIDPDTLDMIEGVMDIAEQRVRDIMIPRNQIVPIKVNYTLSECLDIIFAHGHSRYPVISEDRDHIEGILLAKDLLVFMGQGEKSFDMQKILRQAVVVPEGKRVDQMLKEFRMQRYHMAIAIDEFGGVSGLVTIEDILELIVGDIEDEYDEIEDRDIRKLSSSTYTVRALTNIEEFNEIFNTNFSDEDVDTVGGLVMQQFGRLPVKGETTTILGYQFKVVLVDKRRIIQLHVILPEGKPELDLDTPS, from the coding sequence ATGAACGACGACAATCACCGGAAACCTAAAAAAGGATTTACGTTATGGTTAAGTCAATTATTCAACTCCGAGCCACAAAATCGAGATGAACTAATCGAGCTGATTCGAGAGGCACAAGGAAATAAACTGATCGACCCAGACACACTAGATATGATTGAAGGTGTGATGGATATAGCCGAGCAGCGTGTCCGCGATATAATGATCCCGCGCAATCAAATCGTACCGATTAAAGTTAATTATACGCTTAGTGAATGTTTAGATATCATTTTTGCGCATGGTCATTCACGTTATCCCGTCATAAGTGAGGACCGTGATCATATAGAAGGGATCTTACTAGCAAAAGATTTATTGGTTTTTATGGGACAAGGTGAAAAATCTTTTGATATGCAAAAAATTCTTCGTCAAGCCGTCGTTGTACCAGAAGGGAAACGCGTCGATCAGATGTTAAAAGAGTTTCGGATGCAACGTTATCACATGGCTATTGCCATTGACGAGTTTGGCGGTGTATCTGGGCTCGTTACGATAGAAGATATACTCGAATTAATTGTCGGTGACATAGAAGATGAATATGACGAAATAGAAGATCGAGACATTCGTAAACTGTCATCTTCAACCTATACCGTTCGAGCATTAACGAATATTGAAGAGTTTAACGAAATTTTCAATACTAATTTTAGTGATGAAGATGTTGATACTGTTGGCGGACTTGTGATGCAACAATTTGGTCGACTACCCGTTAAAGGCGAAACAACGACTATTTTGGGCTATCAATTTAAAGTTGTTTTAGTGGATAAGCGCCGAATTATTCAGCTACATGTTATCCTCCCAGAAGGAAAACCTGAGCTCGATTTAGACACGCCATCATAA
- the ybeY gene encoding rRNA maturation RNase YbeY, which yields MDTIILDLQIATEDQQNLPSKDQISNWLNVILLPFMPNAELTIRIVDEIESQQLNHTYRHKNKPTNVLSFPFESPIEIETPLLGDLIICKKIVEQEAIEQNKPLLSHWAHMITHGCLHLLGYDHIDEAEAEEMENLEIEIMAQLGFNNPY from the coding sequence ATGGATACTATCATTTTAGATTTACAAATTGCGACAGAAGATCAACAAAACCTGCCATCAAAAGATCAAATAAGTAATTGGCTAAATGTTATTCTGCTACCATTTATGCCAAATGCTGAATTAACGATCCGCATCGTTGATGAAATAGAAAGCCAACAATTAAATCATACTTATCGGCACAAAAATAAACCTACTAATGTGTTATCTTTTCCATTTGAATCACCGATTGAAATAGAAACCCCCTTGCTTGGTGATTTAATCATTTGTAAAAAAATTGTTGAACAAGAAGCTATCGAGCAAAATAAACCCTTACTTTCCCATTGGGCACATATGATTACGCATGGATGTTTGCATTTATTAGGCTATGACCATATTGACGAAGCCGAAGCTGAAGAGATGGAAAACTTAGAAATAGAAATCATGGCGCAATTGGGCTTTAATAACCCTTATTAG
- the rlmH gene encoding 23S rRNA (pseudouridine(1915)-N(3))-methyltransferase RlmH — MKIQLVAVGTKMPKWVTTAFDDYSSRFPKDMPFELTEVPAGKRTKNADIARILDKEGEQMLASCGKNNLIVTLDIPGKPFTTAGLAQQLEKWKTDGRDISLLIGGPEGLAPACKLAAQQSWSLSPLTLPHPLVRVIVVESLYRAWSITTNHPYHRE, encoded by the coding sequence ATGAAAATCCAGCTTGTTGCTGTTGGTACGAAAATGCCCAAATGGGTAACGACCGCATTTGACGATTACTCATCACGTTTCCCCAAAGATATGCCTTTTGAACTAACTGAAGTTCCAGCAGGAAAGCGGACTAAAAATGCTGACATTGCTAGAATTTTGGATAAAGAAGGTGAGCAGATGCTTGCTAGCTGCGGCAAAAACAACTTAATTGTGACCTTAGATATCCCAGGTAAACCATTTACTACAGCAGGGCTTGCTCAACAATTAGAGAAGTGGAAAACTGACGGTCGTGATATCAGTTTATTAATTGGCGGCCCTGAAGGTTTAGCTCCCGCATGTAAATTAGCAGCACAACAAAGCTGGTCACTTTCACCGCTGACTCTTCCTCACCCGCTAGTAAGAGTAATTGTTGTAGAAAGCCTCTATCGTGCATGGAGCATTACCACCAACCATCCTTATCATCGGGAATAG
- the rsfS gene encoding ribosome silencing factor: MLQQSLQDFIIDKIDDLKGKDIVTVDVRGKSSITDYMIICTGTSSRHVSSVASHLIDEAKKSGYTVFGSEGQNDADWVVVDMGTVMVHVMQEESRQLYELEKLWT; this comes from the coding sequence ATTTTGCAACAATCACTTCAAGATTTTATCATTGACAAAATTGATGATTTAAAAGGTAAAGACATTGTCACTGTTGATGTTAGAGGGAAATCTAGCATTACTGATTACATGATAATATGCACAGGTACATCCTCTCGCCACGTCAGCTCTGTGGCTTCCCATTTAATCGATGAAGCAAAAAAAAGTGGTTATACTGTATTTGGTTCAGAAGGACAAAATGATGCTGACTGGGTTGTTGTTGACATGGGTACTGTGATGGTACATGTAATGCAAGAAGAGAGCCGGCAACTTTATGAGCTCGAAAAGCTCTGGACATAG
- the fabB gene encoding beta-ketoacyl-ACP synthase I — protein MKRVVITGLGILSSIGNNKQEVLDSLKVGKSGITFSQEMKDSGMRSHIWGNVKLDTTGLIDRKIVRFMNDASIYGYLAMQQAIEDAKLTPEQVSNPRTGLIAGYGGSTKTQYAVVAGMKEKGLRGVGPYAVTKSMSSAISACLATPFQIKGISYSMTSACATSVHCIGHAAELIQLGKQDIVFAGGGEELCWEMSCEFDAMGALSTKYNDNPEKASRAYDAGRDGFVIAGGAGMVVVEELEHALARGAHIYGEIVGYAATSDGYDMVAPSGEGALRCMQLATADVDTPIDYINTHGTSTPVGDVKELWAIKQAFGDNIPALSSTKSMTGHSLSATGAQEVIYSLLMLENSFITPSINIDELDEVAKGMNIITEPTQRELTTVMSNSFGFGGTNATIVLRKLS, from the coding sequence ATGAAACGAGTTGTGATAACAGGTTTAGGTATTTTATCAAGTATTGGTAATAATAAACAAGAAGTGTTAGATTCACTAAAAGTAGGTAAAAGTGGGATCACATTTTCACAAGAAATGAAAGATAGTGGGATGCGTAGCCATATCTGGGGTAATGTAAAACTCGATACCACAGGGCTAATTGATCGTAAAATTGTCCGTTTCATGAATGATGCGTCAATATATGGTTATTTAGCGATGCAACAAGCAATTGAAGATGCAAAATTGACACCAGAACAAGTCTCAAACCCAAGAACAGGGCTAATTGCAGGCTATGGTGGTTCAACTAAGACGCAATATGCAGTTGTCGCAGGAATGAAAGAAAAGGGCCTACGTGGTGTTGGTCCATATGCCGTTACCAAATCAATGTCGTCAGCCATTTCTGCTTGCCTTGCAACGCCATTTCAAATTAAAGGTATCAGCTATTCAATGACATCGGCTTGTGCGACTTCTGTTCACTGTATTGGGCATGCTGCTGAGCTGATACAATTAGGTAAACAAGATATTGTTTTTGCTGGCGGCGGTGAAGAGCTATGTTGGGAAATGTCTTGCGAATTTGACGCAATGGGTGCGTTATCAACTAAGTATAATGATAATCCAGAGAAAGCATCTCGCGCATATGACGCAGGTCGTGATGGATTTGTTATTGCTGGCGGAGCCGGTATGGTTGTCGTTGAAGAGCTTGAACATGCGCTTGCTCGTGGTGCACATATTTATGGCGAAATTGTTGGTTATGCGGCAACATCTGATGGGTATGATATGGTTGCTCCATCAGGAGAAGGCGCACTGCGTTGTATGCAGCTAGCTACTGCGGATGTTGATACTCCAATTGATTATATTAATACCCACGGTACATCGACCCCAGTTGGTGATGTAAAAGAACTATGGGCGATTAAACAAGCGTTTGGTGATAATATTCCTGCGCTTTCATCAACTAAATCGATGACGGGCCATTCTCTAAGTGCAACTGGCGCACAAGAAGTGATCTATTCATTGTTGATGCTAGAAAATAGCTTTATTACGCCAAGTATCAATATTGATGAGCTTGATGAGGTAGCGAAAGGAATGAATATTATTACAGAGCCAACACAGCGAGAACTGACAACGGTTATGTCAAATAGTTTTGGTTTTGGCGGTACAAACGCAACGATAGTATTAAGAAAATTATCGTAG
- the ydiK gene encoding AI-2E family transporter YdiK, translating into MPTEKSNDLVKLILNLLIIGLFIIITYRVVQPFLFGFFWAVMVVITTWPMMIRLQHKLFDKRISAVLVMTIILSLFFIIPFMLVIMSIAKNSGFIIDLAKNFSQQKIPSLPWLENIPLIGSELYLKWEDLINNDGSELVKEIQPYLGTVVSWTVDQLTNISVFVFHCGVMIVFSALLFLKGEEVKKHVYHLAHKLSKQHGENTITLAGQSIRAVALGVVVTAVTLTIIGGLSLFLTNIPFPGLITLLLFICCVAQIGPVLVMACCTLWQFWDGNIVAGIILAIVTLILTTLDSLMRTYLIKKGVDLPFLLILFGVIGGLLGFGAMGLFIGPVILALSYNFINAWVDEQD; encoded by the coding sequence ATGCCTACAGAAAAAAGTAATGATCTCGTAAAGTTAATTCTTAATTTATTAATTATTGGCCTCTTTATCATTATTACCTATCGCGTTGTGCAGCCATTTTTATTTGGCTTCTTTTGGGCGGTCATGGTTGTGATCACGACTTGGCCGATGATGATAAGGTTACAACATAAATTATTTGATAAGAGAATATCTGCCGTACTTGTTATGACTATAATCTTATCCTTATTTTTTATCATTCCTTTTATGCTAGTGATAATGAGCATCGCAAAAAATAGTGGTTTTATCATTGACCTAGCGAAAAATTTTTCCCAGCAAAAAATACCCTCTTTACCTTGGCTAGAAAATATTCCCTTAATAGGTAGCGAACTTTATTTAAAATGGGAAGATTTAATTAATAATGATGGCAGTGAACTGGTAAAAGAAATTCAACCTTACTTAGGAACAGTTGTGTCATGGACCGTTGATCAACTAACTAATATTAGCGTATTTGTTTTTCACTGTGGGGTTATGATTGTATTTAGTGCTTTACTTTTTCTGAAAGGCGAAGAGGTAAAAAAACATGTTTACCACTTAGCACACAAATTATCCAAACAACATGGTGAAAACACTATTACTTTGGCTGGACAATCAATTAGGGCCGTTGCATTAGGCGTTGTTGTCACTGCAGTAACATTAACGATTATTGGCGGTTTAAGTTTATTCCTTACTAATATACCGTTCCCAGGTTTAATTACATTATTATTGTTCATCTGCTGTGTCGCACAAATTGGCCCTGTACTGGTAATGGCTTGCTGCACTCTCTGGCAATTTTGGGATGGCAATATTGTTGCAGGAATTATTTTAGCCATCGTCACGCTAATCTTAACGACACTCGATAGCTTAATGCGAACCTATCTAATTAAAAAAGGTGTTGATCTGCCCTTCTTATTAATTCTGTTTGGTGTTATAGGAGGATTGCTCGGTTTTGGTGCTATGGGATTATTTATTGGCCCCGTGATCTTAGCCTTATCTTATAATTTTATTAATGCTTGGGTTGATGAGCAAGATTAA
- the tolC gene encoding outer membrane channel protein TolC, which translates to MKKVLPLLISLMIAPSAFAENLIQVYEQTRQTNPELKSSLANKQKAYAAITGERASLLPQLGLSASYGLNHGYRESEDQNSKSGNLGLTLTQSLFNFSYWKNLDISKQQASILDIAYQAQEQSLILNTSTYYFNVLKALDALSYTQAQKKSIYRQLEQVNQQHKVGLVAITDVQNAQANYDLTIAQEVTSVNNLNNALESLREVSGRFYNNLATIDTKEFITEKPININQLLQQSEHSNLDLLTSRLSRDVAKEQIRLAQSGHLPTLTLNASTALSKSEPYGEKVNPGPSYGHSNSIDGKNTVGISFEMPIFSSGATMSKVEQAQYNYVSFSEQLETTNRKVINSVRSSYNNVSAAISSIKAYEQSVISAQSSLDATESGYEVGTRTIVDVLNATTQLYNAKKQLSDAKYDYLISLLTLKNAIGTLNSDDLIQLNNMLGKESSTLATND; encoded by the coding sequence GCAAACCAATCCAGAATTAAAAAGCTCACTTGCTAATAAACAAAAAGCTTATGCTGCAATAACGGGTGAGCGCGCAAGCCTCTTACCACAACTAGGTTTATCTGCTTCATACGGTCTTAACCATGGCTATCGTGAATCAGAGGATCAAAATAGTAAAAGTGGTAATTTAGGCTTAACTCTTACCCAATCTTTATTTAATTTCTCTTACTGGAAAAACTTAGACATAAGCAAACAACAAGCGAGTATTTTAGATATTGCTTATCAAGCACAGGAGCAATCATTAATTCTAAATACTTCAACTTACTATTTTAATGTTTTAAAAGCACTCGATGCCCTAAGCTATACTCAGGCGCAAAAAAAATCAATCTATCGCCAGCTTGAACAAGTTAACCAACAACACAAGGTAGGATTAGTTGCCATAACTGACGTACAAAATGCACAGGCCAACTATGATTTAACCATCGCTCAAGAAGTGACTTCTGTTAATAATTTAAATAATGCTCTTGAAAGTTTGCGTGAGGTTAGCGGTAGGTTCTATAATAACTTAGCGACTATTGATACCAAAGAATTTATTACTGAAAAACCAATTAATATTAATCAATTATTGCAACAATCCGAACACTCAAACCTAGATTTACTAACTTCACGTTTAAGTCGTGATGTTGCTAAAGAGCAAATTAGATTAGCACAATCAGGACATTTACCTACTCTAACGTTAAATGCTTCAACTGCTCTCAGTAAAAGTGAGCCTTACGGTGAAAAAGTAAATCCTGGACCAAGCTACGGCCACTCAAATTCAATAGATGGAAAAAATACTGTTGGTATTAGCTTTGAGATGCCTATTTTTTCAAGTGGTGCAACGATGTCCAAAGTTGAACAAGCACAATATAATTATGTTAGCTTTAGTGAACAATTAGAAACAACAAATCGAAAAGTAATTAATTCAGTTCGCTCTTCGTATAACAATGTATCAGCAGCCATCAGTTCGATTAAAGCTTATGAACAATCAGTGATATCGGCACAGAGTTCATTGGATGCAACAGAGTCTGGTTATGAAGTAGGAACAAGAACTATTGTTGATGTACTTAACGCAACAACCCAGCTATACAATGCAAAAAAGCAGTTATCTGATGCAAAATATGATTACTTAATCAGTTTGTTAACACTAAAAAATGCAATTGGTACTTTAAATAGCGATGATTTAATTCAACTTAACAATATGTTGGGTAAAGAAAGTAGTACGTTAGCAACTAACGACTAA